The window caacaattcatggctcctgcatcacgacaatgcaccagctcacacggcactaggGTTTctaggcaggaattcccacccattctcaggaatttttttccctttcctgttcctgaatcctgagatataaactgttttttgttctccacgatgaatcgtttccacaaagtgacagccgatactaccaaccacctggggtcaaggagctgattttcctccaacttttctcgggattcaggaactggaaagcgaaaaaaattcctgagaatgggtgggaattcctgcctggaaaccctacacagcactctctgtgagggagtttttagccagtaccCAAACTGTGGAAAAAatctattggaacaccctccccactcacctgatctggcccccaatgacttctttctttacctgaagataaaggaaatatggaaaggaagacattttgatgacattcaggacacccagggtaatacaaggacagctctgatggccatcccagaaaaagagttccaaaactgctttgaagggtgggctaggtactggtgttggtgcacagcttcccaaggggagtccttcgaaggtgaccatagtgatactcagcaatgaggtatgtagcactttctctaggatgagttcgtggaCCTAACCGTACTACCTCGTACCCCCAGAGGACAGCAGAGTGGTCGCGTGGCTCAGCAGCGCTGGGCATCCCTAGCCCGCCGCGGCCAGGACAGAACTCCTTGCCTAGTCTCCTGGCTTTGTCAATCTTTTCAAACCAAAGTGACCTTTAGCTACCCACTATCCTGAACATTTGCCTGTTGGGGATTTTAAGACTGCAAATGTGGTGGttgttgagatgtaattcacataccataactCACCTTAAACTGTAAAATTCAGTGGTATTGAGTATTTTCATAAGATTGTGCCACAATCACCACTacttaattccagaacattttcatcaaaaagaaaccccacacatGCCCATAAGCagtcctccccacagccccttggcaaccactagtctgctttctgtgtctggatttgcctactctggacatttcatgtaaatacaACTTTGTAATGTTTGGCCTTTTGTGTGTCCCACTTCTTTCTTTTGAGTTTCATTTATGTTGTGGCATGAATCAAAACTTGATTTCtgcttatggctgaataatattgcattgcatggaataccacattttttttatccattcattaattgatagacatttagattatttccattttgggaTCATTAGGAATCATACTTCCATTAACATTTCTGTACAAGTTTTCGTGTGAGcgtatgtttcatttctcttggttatatacctaggagtgaaattacGGGGACCTGTGGGAAGTCTCTGGTTAACCTTTGGAGgagctgccagactgttttcaaagtggctgcacccttttacattcccaccagccgcGTATGAGGGTCCCAGCTTCTCAGCATCCTCACAAACACTAACGTCTTTTATTATTATACCCATCTTAGTGGGGgtgaagtggtgtctcactgTGCTTTTGGTTTGCCTttcgttgagcattttttcgtgtGCTTATTAGCCACTTGTAGacctttggagaaacgtctattcagatcctctggcTATTTTCATttaggttatttgtcttttattattgtgttacaaattttttacatatttcagATACAAGTCTATCAGATTTGCAAACTTTTTTCAGTTCTGTGGATTACCTTTTGACTATCTTGATGGtatattttgaagaacaaaatattttaattttgatgaagtcttaatttaccttttctttggttgcttgtgctttagcTGTCAACATCTAAGAAACCACTGCCTaatccaagatcatgaagatttacgcgtatgttttcttttgagagttttataggtttagctcttatatttagatcttggatccattttgagtttttatatatggtataggTAGAGGTTCGTTTTCATTATTATGTGTGTATCTAGTCCCAgaacaatttgttgaaaagactattctttcccccactgaattgtcttggtactcttattaaaaatcaattggccataatGTATGGGTCTAATTCTGGACTCTGAATTCTGTTCCATCAACGTACATGTCTAGCCTTAGGCCAGTGCCACATCATCTGATTACTGCGGCTTTcacagtaagttttgaaatcaggtggtgtaattcttttaactttgtgccaagataattttgaaattgaATGTAACTAACTTAGTCCAACACAGACAAGTAGATGAGCTATTACTCTTCAGAACAAGTATAAGCAGGCCCCACACTAACTTAATTCTTAGGAACAGAATGACTATCTAGACTTAGCCAGCCAGATTCActttattccttcatttcttcagcaGTGACTTTAGGGAATTTTTATAGCAGCATACCTGAGTAGTGTTGAATGTTGGACAATGTAAAGAAAGATCTAGTGTCTAGGCAATAGTTTTGGAAATCATTTCATCCCAAATGGGAACAGGGATGGTAGGGATAGGActctttcaagaaatgtttgaGGTAGCTTTTTAGGACTTGTAATGTCAAGGTTATGGTTGGTAAAGAATGAGAGGTTGGAGATACTTATATTTCTAGCTTGGGGATGATGGGTAGATGTAGTTAGAGTAGAATGCAATGGGCCGAGGAAAGATGCACAGTAGTATCGTCTGTTTCAAGAAGTCCAGCAACGTTGGAGGAGAGAACAGGGTTATGAGACcgttgtttgttttgttggttgtGTTTTAGGATGGGGGAAACTTGATGTTTCAGGTGAAATTTGGAGATGTGATGTGTAGTTTACTTGTCACTGTAGGTCccagaagaacagagaaaagccTCTAAGACAGTTGTGGGTAAAAGAGGTGATGATGTTTGGTGCTATATTTTCCCAGGAGCTAAAAAGTTGGGAGTTAGGGTGGGTTAGGCAACGGTGGAACTTAAGAAGAGTGAATAAGGAACTTAAAAGGTTGGAATAGCCACTGAGAGATGTAGGTAAAataacaaggaaaaggaaaataggaaagaaaaagataaggcAGAGGACCAGTCTAGGAAATCCAACAGCTAAATATCAGTCCCTGaaagagagagcagagaaaatggaggggagTGAATTATCAGTGAAATAATTTCCCCACGAAGCAGCACAGTCTGAAGTTGCCAGAAGGAAAGGACCCACTTGACGACCCACTACAGTACAATCAACATGAAGATGTGAATAACTATAAGagtccagagaaagaaaacaaggcgCAGAGAACAAGGGTCAAGAACCAGGATGGCTTCAAATCTCTCAACAGCAACACAGGAGGCAAGACAACCGAGCATCGTCCCCCGATttgtgatagaaaaatattttcagccttTAATTCTATATGCAGCCAGATTAGCAATCAACTTTCAGATAGAAAAAAGATGTTCAGATGTTCTGGGTACAGAGTAAGGGGATTTAgccaaaacagaagaaagagtaGTAACGAAGGACAAGTGGGCCGGGGCCAGGGCCACTCTTCCACGCCAGATCCTGTTGTGCTGATAACATTGTGCACAGCTGTGGCTTTGATACGTTACCTTTGACATGAATGAgccacaataatgtgaatgtatttacttgccactgaactgtacactttcaaattattaaaatggtataTCAGTTTGCAAGTTAAATAGAAAGATAGATGGGAGATAGAAACAGCCAGCCCACACACTCAGAGTTGTAAAGGGTTGACGAGGGACAGTagtggggggggggtgcgggTCAGGGGAGTGGTGTACAATCTTTGTACTGTTTCCCcttggaaagtttttaaaattcagaatcaGAAAATCTAAGATTGTATCCGGAGTCCTAATGTGTGCGCGTGCGTAGTAGGAATGTGCTGCCCTGGGCTGGACCTGACTGGGATGGCTTTCCGTTCTTCCCTGGATGTTTCTAGGGCCTTTTGTATACTCTTCTCCCTGGCGCACTTCTCCCAGATCCTCACATGAGAAAAGCAGCTTTGATGACAGATTAGTTTTTTACCATTTAAGTGTTGTAATTAGTGGCCTATGAACAACTGtttcattcagaaaaataaacGTAGCCTAAATAAATCTCATTCTCTTACAGCGTGACCTTCTTCCCTGAGGACTGTATAAAGACTTAACTAGTTTGAAAATGGATAACCAAGAACCAACGGATTCTTCTCAAAATACCaaacagtttattatttcagaggaggtataaattgtttttcacttcccttctccctccccacataAAACTAAGTTTCAAAGAAATGTATAGACTGTGTTTTCAAAtgactgtttttaattctttttttttcaattagtttcaggtgtacaaagcaacatactaGTTAAGACATTTAAACCCCTGATAAAGggataaccccccccccccgccaagcTACTACCTTACACCTCTGACATCTTCTATAGGTGTtaacaataccatcgactatcttccctatgttgtactccacatcccgtgactatatgtacctatatatttagctatagttgacattcagtattattctacttcagctttgGACAcagtttatgaagtgatccccctgagaagtccagtgcccatctggcaccttacatgaccTTTACAGCATTGTTGATTCTATTCCCCAGACTGTATTACACTACCAGTTTGTATCTCTTAGTGCCTTCAGCTTtgtcaccctgcccccaaccccattcccatctatcaccctgatggatctagtacctatctggcaccacacctagttagtacaatattactgactatattccttatgctgtaccctgcATCCCTGTGACTAgtgtgtaacaaccaatctgtacttcttaatcccttcccctttcacccatccttaaccccccctcccatcttaaagaagtccctctaagattccttgtaatactggtttggtggtgatgactccttcagctttttcttgtctgggaagctccttatctgtccttcaattgtaaatgatagctttgctgggtagagtaattttggttatAAGTCATTgctcttcatcactttgaatatttcctgccagtcccttcttgcctgcaaagtttctgttgagaaatcagctgccagtcatACGGGGCTCCctcgtaggtaactaactgcttttctcttgctgcttttaagagtctctctttgtgtttaaactttggcatttttattatgatgtgtcttggtgttggcctcttggggttcatcttgtttgggactctgtgcttcctgggcttgtatgtccatttccttcaccaggttaggggagttttctgtcattatttcttcaaataggttttcagttccttgctctgtctcttcttctggtacccctataatgtgaatgttggtacacttgatattgtcccagaggctccctaaactctcctcaattttttggattctttttcctttttgctgttctggttgggtgttttctgctaccttctacatcgctggtcggatcctctgcttcatctaatctactgttgattccctgtaatatagcctttgtttccattattgtatcctttatttctgagtggtttttttcatggtttccagctccatttttatgagatcactgagcattcttataaccagtgtttggcaCTCTGCGTCCTGATAGATTGCATATCTTcgttttgcttagttctttttctggagctttgttctgttcttttatgtgggatctgtttctttgtctcccccaaTTTATCtggctccctgtgtttgtttctatgtgttaggtaaggctgctatgtctcctggtcttagtagagtggccttatgtagtaggtgtgctgtggggtcagtggcacagtcttcctggtcacctgagccacgtgccCCAGATGTGTCCCTtagtgggctgtgtgtgccctcctcttgtagttgagacttggttgataattgcacatcagtgggagggactgaccctgggctcactggttgtgaggactgggcTTGACTACAggggaagagttgttgtgcaggggctgatcctatggagcacgatctgcctcagcagggccctGGTGCCTGGCCAATCCACCTGCTGGGTGCATcatacttggaggcagctgggtgatgttGTAGCTCGTTTTGAAACAGGACACTGGGGGTTCCAGCCCAGGACAACCTTGGAAGGGATCCGCTGTAgatctacttcagccacagccggTGCCCCACCCAGAGCCAcctagtgggagccagaaaggAATTCGCAGATGGCTGTGGCCCATGCTGTGCTtagaagtgccttgagaggccaaacctcgaaccaaggtcagctgccactagtgccggcttagggctCCTCAGCCATACATAccggacacactcaagccagatgctgcttgtgtgGGTTCCaggaacctttgagagaccctatgAAAGTCTGCAGCTGGAGCCAAGGCAGGCacctggaagcagcctgggtgtgcctgaaagttgggcggggccaggtctcaaatcaccagggcgGGATGAACaaacagcagagactcagaatGGCAGCTTCCTGTGTTCCTAACcgggaagagggagggctcaacaaagaagcagTGGTCTCCCCCAGCTCCCCCGTCCagaagaaagctgcctctccagcccccgtcccaagccagacaactcatttccccaccatttgtccctgccacctttccagctgctgccccagcgctggagctcagagcaggtgattccattggtggaaaagtctgtgtgtggtccctttaagagggaCGCCTGTGAGTGTAGCCGCACTGTCTCACTCAggcacaatctccactggttttcacaaccagaaattatggggacttctctccccagcactggaaccctgggctggggtggggctgggatctcttaCTCCTTTAGGGGATTGAGGGGACCCTCACAGCGGAAATAGCCCTCCCGGATtgttaatggtcacacgtgggtgtgggaccagcccgttctgcgtctctgaccttcctaccagtctggaggtggcttcttctgtgcatctttagttgaaaggcttcagttcagctggattttaggtgattctcaataatggttgttttgtaaattagttgtaattttgatgtggtcgtgagagaaggtaaacgCAGCGtgtactgtgccatcttggttgtcccaTCTCTACTTCTTAAGAAACGGTTTTTAAACATTGTTCCTGCTCCCTTTTTAGAACTCAGGGACATTTTGCTCTTGTGTGGGAGCCGTAGTGTTTCCCTCTCAATTACTTGTATTGGTGAAATCGAGACTGTTTTTAAAGTGGATTTTAGCTGTTGATATCaaaattctcaaattttattAGAAGCTTCCCTGAGTAGAAGAATAAATCATATGTGAGTTTTAGGGCTTAGACACTTCATACTTAGGTATCACATCTTAATTAGCTGTTTATGGTCTCACTATGTATGAGAACAATAAAAACCTAAATTCTTAGATGTAGTCTACATTCCAGAATTAATGTATGTCTTGTATGTTACTCAGTTTAGCTTTTAGAGGCTCTTCCTAGGAACCACTGCAATGGATACATTTTAAATCCTTCATCTTGGAACTCTGATCTTGACACTTTCCTGCAATTCTTTTTGATTTAAAAGTCTTTCCATGTTACCTGTGAATAGGTCTGCTGGTAAGCATCAGGTTGCTGCCGGTAAGAAGTACAAGGTCCCTTAGTCAGAAGCATCTACTGCTTCATAGCCACAGTGACACCTTCCTGTTAGTGCAGCAGGGTGTCATGGGCAAGTTAGTCCTGGTGACCGAAACTCCTCACTGTCTAGGCAGAACGATGCTGGGGTGCCTCTCAGATTGGGTGGGAAACCCAGGTGACATTATGGGAAGTCTAGTCACTGGACGTGGTTTCCCCATAGGCCGCTTTCTTGTGTAGTCGCTGACAGTAAAATGCCACTGATGAGTTTACATACTAAACACACACCTATGCGGCCAGACCGTGAGGCGCCTCCCAGAGGACCCCTCACTCCTTGTACTCCCTAGTACATACCCCTagtcttcctccccaccccacccccaacaggtTTCTGCTCTCATTTCTTTTCACCTCTCAGTACTACCTCCAAAACTCCAAACAGAAGCAGAACCACCCTTCAGGAAAACACGTTTTAATACGCTCAACTGAAAACTTGGACGTGAATTATGGGAAAATAAGCATGATAATTGGGAGGGCCACGtagagaaaatgtgtgtgtgtgtggggggggtgatctaaataaaaaacaactcagTTTGAAAGTTTCCCAGTTTATCATCCATCTAATCTCCTTTTAGTTAACTGCAGAAGGAAAATGGGTCAAGCTTGAAAAAACAACTTACATGGATCCTACTGGTAAAACAAGgtaacctatttttttcttctgtaaaatgctcAGTATTTGGGTTCTCAGGGTCTCTATTACTGTTTggtataattttgatattttcctcattgtaaacgctatcttaaatttaaaaagtctaattTAGCTGTTTTCAAATTGTTAGAATGTTTGAATCACTTATAATCTCTGAAAAAATTACATTGTAAATTTGTTACAGTAATTAGTCAGAAATCTATTTTAACACCATTCTGCCCAAGTAGATTAGTGTGAACCTAAAGCTTTGGGGACAAGCCTAATTTAAGCTGATAAAGCAGCAAAATGATTAACAGTACAGGTTGCTTCCTTCTAGGTAAACCAATTCTAATCTATAAATTAGAAGAATTAAAGAGGAAACATTTCTGGGTTTGAGGTAAAAGTTATATGCTTATATCTTGCATGTGGAAAcgtaaattggaaaagaaaacattttgtaaagcATTTCACAATATGTATCATATGCCATAAAGATGTTGTGTGAGGGGAGAGTTTGGGAACAGGTCACcgtggggcctgagactctgtTAAGAAAACTATTTGGAATCAGATTTAGGCCTGAAAAAGGTTCATCAAAACTTAAAAAGACgaaaataaattgaaagcaacctgaacattaaaaaaatagagaaataattgtTATAGTGTATGCATTTGGTAAAATCTATGCAACCACCTACAAAGCAGATTATGAAGACAACCTAGCAATATGAGAAAAGTTAATGTTTgataacaaaattcaaaattgtatGTATGCTTTTAAAACTCTGCCAAATAATGTGTAAGAAAAGGCTAGAAGGAAAACTGTAGAAAAATGTTAATGACAGCTGTGTGattaaccttttttcttttattttacagattttctgttcagtaattttttatattaaatatcaggaaaaaatgtgttaaaatagaTTAAGCATTTACttagtgaaatataaaaaatagaatggaatgagaaaatatgaaaatgcaacTAAATGTAGTATCTTAATTATatgatataaattaatataaaaatcccATTTGCTAAGTGATCAAATAAGAATAGAGTTTCCTTGTGAGGAACTACTTCTATCATCAAAGCTAAAGTACATGGACTTGCCAGTAATTTAAACTTTTGATTATATCTACTAAACCAGCAAAAATATTAGTAAGGCCCAATGTTGGAGAACTATGGGAAACATTAAGATATTATAACACCATTAAATTAAAACCCCCAAGTGAGAAAGCTAAGCACACAATGATCCATCACCACAGTGGAAGAGTATAGCTATTATTTATAGTGAGATTGATGTATAGAACTAAATATGAACTAAGTAGGGATTCGGAAATGCAGCAAGGCCCACGCCTTAGGGAGCACAACATGTTCAAATGTACTTCTTTTTGTGAAAATACAAACAGATTAGAACCCAACCTGTAGTGATATCATTTGGTTCTCTTCCTTATAATGTTTACGTTTATAACACAAAATAAACCCTTAACACTAGCTAGTCTAAGGAGGACGTGTTGGTTCGCAGCACTTGTCCCGTCGCCCgactccttcccttccttcctgcatGTTAGGGGTGTGCAGCGGAGTCATTAGGGGATTATTTGCAAAACACCCACTAGGTGTTCCCTGCAGAGCGTCTGCTCCAGTACTTTGGGAGCAGGTTCTAGAGTCCACCCAACTGCCCTGCTGGTTTGGCCTCCGTATGTTCACCTCCAGCTCCTCACATAGGTCTTCCTCGCAGCTCCAAAGGGGTCTTACATGCAGCATTAACATGTCACACAGAATGTCAAGCTTGGAAGGGTGAAGCTCTACTTTACTGTAGGCTgtgatttataaatttataaaatgtttcatcTATTATTTCATATAAGAGCATGTACATAAGGATACAATAGCAGCTAGAGAATCCTTTGTTCCACCGTCGTATTCCTGAAAGAGGGTACGGAATTAATCTTACAAGTGTAAAAATAGGCTGGCAGTACAGCCCTTTACTGACATTCAGGACAGAAGTGAAGTCATCGTCTTCTGGCCCTTCCTACCTCCTGTGTTGGTTGACTAgagggaagaaagcaaaacagaccTTCCCATAACAAAGACTAAATAATAGAGTAACCTAACTAGAATCAGAATTCTAAAGCTACAAGAGGCTTGTGAGATAACATACTCTTAACTCCCTagttttacaaaagagaaaagtctCAAGGTTGTGGCTATGGGGTCAGCTAGTAGGCAAGTGGACACTAAGATTTTCTGACTCAGTCCAGTGTACGTCTCTCTCTGAGTCCCGCTGAGGAGACTGGAGCTCTCACGGAGCATTCTTGTTCTAGTATTTCTTATAAATGCATTTGTATTTTGTTGCTCATAATTGCTGGCTCGTTACTGCTTATTTACCTCATCATAACCACTATATTGATGCTACTCTTTCTGTCTCCCTTATTCCTAGTGTATTTGGGATGGGACCTTCAGTGCTTTGCCCAGCACTGTCTTCTTCAGTCTTTAGGACTAACCTTAAGAGGCAGCAGAGAGAGCTATATCAAAGGTGTTTTGTCTCTTGCAGTTTGTATTACTGACTTATCAGAAGTGCTTGTTGGTTGGCTTCTTGCTACTAACAGGAATGTCGGCAGCTGTGAGTTGTCAAAGTCTGTTTGGTTTTCACAGGTTCATTTTGACATATTTGCCCTGTAAAATTTGGGTACAATACTGAAGTATCTAGTTtacagaaagttattttaaaactagattaCATTATCTGAAATTTTGGGTTTTAATAGAAATGTGGCAAGATCCAAACCCATTAAGGATAAGCAGATAAAAAGCATAGGAGGGTTCCCCCAAGTAGTACACCTTATACTCACCGTTACTGTTGGGAGACACATGTTGACGCATTTCTTATCCCAATCCCCAGAGCCACTCAGATGTCTCCTCTTGGATGCAAAATTATTTGCTTCTTCACTCCCACCTCTTAGCACTGCTTTCTCCAGGTTGAGGAATGAGAAGGTGAAGGGGGAGTTGTCCCTCATGCCCTCCCCCTGGAAACACAAGAACTGGACTTTCCGGGCAGCGCTCCCCCGGAACAAATAGCTAATCAGCATGATGCCATAAAAGGGATCAGGGACCGGCTGTCACTCATCTCACTCTTTCCTCCAGggacattttctcctttaataagATGTCACACACGCAAAGAAGAGCACTCTCCTAAATTTCAGAATTcctcaacaaataaatggaaaggtcctgctttcttaaaattgtgtattttagGTCACAGACCTTAACATCTGAATTGTATAACTATCTCACCAGCTCTCATTATGCAGAATCCCCTCTGGAATTTTCGCAGGGGCGTATTGTATGTCCACTGCTGAACAGCCTGGAAAGCTGTGATCACCAGCTGTGCTGTTCCCGGTAGATTTATGGTCCAAACTGAAGAATTTCTCCAGTTACTGATTTGAAAGGCAGCTCAAGTGACAGCACCCAGAGGGCTAGATGTCGGGTAGCAGCTTTTCTCTGGTAATTTTCAGAAGCTGTAGGACAGCACAGTGGGTTGTGTTGACCATTAATTGTCATTAGTACCTTTGCATGCTTTGCATTTGTAGAGTTCTGGCTGTACACTCAAAACCTAAGAACATTCTCCTCTTCAGCactaatgattttgttttttcttctgactGAACAGAACTTGGGAAACGGTGAAACGTACAACCAGGAAAGGACAGTCGGCTGATGGTATGGGTGCAAACCTATTATAACCTTATAAGGGAAGTTAGCCCACGTTACTCGGCTGTAAGGCTAGGTGCAGGGTTTTTCCTTCTACTGTAACCAAGACATCAGAGCACTTACCTCCAATTATGATCTTTTATCTTTAAATCTAGTATTCTTTTCTGCAATGCTCTGTAACTAAATCAGCTTTCTTTATAAATAACTTCTGGAGCCTGTTATCTAAACTCCGGACAGTGTTTTTGAGGGGAAGACATATTTATAGCCAGACACAAATCAATAATTTGAAGCCACATACTGTGTCTTGCTATGCTATGACTTTAGAAATCCTTTGTGTTCTGTTCAAAGGATCTAGGTGGGCCCTAGTTTGGAAAACTTATTTGCGCTGAAAAATGCTCTTGACCACTTGCTTTATATGTTGATGAGGAAATGGAATTAGGAAACAACTGTTCATTCAGTTCACTTTCCGTTCCAGCTGTAAATGCTTTGACTGCAAAGGTCCCAGAAACAATTCTGAAATTCACCTCTGGTCTAGGAGAAGTTGGGTGACGGgtcttttcttgtctttccctttttttttttttccccattctgttctgatttttactGCAAGCAAACAGAGTAGCTACCACAGCTGCTGCTTTTCCCTGCTGGGAAAGTTGAGAGGGTGATGCAAATGCCCTTCCTGGGCTGTTTGCTTTTCCCTAGAACTGAGCGGGGTTTTGTTTTAGGGCCAAGTAACATCACTTATTTATAAACATGGAAGTgtgactattttttctttaattacgtTTTTAAGTGAGAATGACTTCCGCGTTAACTAACAATATCGTGGCTTTCACCTTCCTGTTGGGAATGGCAAACATAAGGTAGACTTCGAATGCCACACTTCTTAAAATACGGGGTTTTCGTGAGATTGTTGTAAGCAGATTGCTGGTGTGACTGAGCTTTCATTAGGACTCTCCTGCATCTTATTTCCTGGCGACAGGTGTGACAATTATCCCGGTACTGCAAAGAACTCTGCATTATGAATGTATTGTTCTGGTGAAACAGTTCCGGCCACCCCTGGGGGGCTACTGCCTGGAGTTCCCCGCAGGTGAGTCACCCAGCTCGGAACTGGGCTGTTTCTTGGGACCTGTCATTCAACGCCATTTTCTCTGTCCATGGGGTTCCAAGTTCAACAGAACCCTTTCAGCAGTGAGGCGCCTCCAGCCACTTCAGGGACCGTCACCCATGGAGGCGATCCAAGGCGTGTCACAGCTCACCTTTTCACGCCACCTGCCCTCCTCTTTGTGACATTCTTTCTAACCTCTCTGAGAAATTGCTTTTCCCTCATCTGTCAACTTATTTCATCTTCTATCACTAGCAATCTGCCTCTGACAAGAAATTTGCAGTAATAACTAGGCCAGACTCTTAACTCCAAAAACTATCAATGgaatagagaattttttt of the Rhinolophus sinicus isolate RSC01 linkage group LG02, ASM3656204v1, whole genome shotgun sequence genome contains:
- the NUDT5 gene encoding ADP-sugar pyrophosphatase isoform X1, which codes for MDNQEPTDSSQNTKQFIISEELTAEGKWVKLEKTTYMDPTGKTSVFGMGPSVLCPALSSSVFRTNLKRQQRELYQRTWETVKRTTRKGQSADGVTIIPVLQRTLHYECIVLVKQFRPPLGGYCLEFPAGLIDDNESPEAAALRELEEETGYKGDVAEWSPAVCMDPGLSNCTTHIVTVTINGDEAENVRPKPKPGECTGCLRAERH